TTGATGGTAGGATTAGTGAGacaattttcttcaaattgttTGCTGTCtattttttgtcacattcaacTTTGCCCTCTTCATGctgatttttctttaactattttttttccctttcctttagGTGTTATGAAGTTGGAAGCTACAAAATTTAGGCCTAGACAGGTAGTGAAGCATGTGCTTCAGACTGCTGCAGCATCGTTACAGAAAATTTTGACCTTGGAAGGACATGTTGCAGATGATGTTCCTGTAGAGGTGAGAATTTAGATGAACTTGCCTACCTCTTTGCCCGAGAGTTTcgaataatttttattgttacttTTTTCCAGAAACTATAGATTTCCTGTAATGCAATGTTGTCACTAAACTATATTACTAATCAGATGCACAtgcttttttccccctttattCTTACTGAagattagaaaaagaaaatgtcataGAAGTGAGTACCCCAACACTGACTGGCACTTTACATGTCATTGTCTGAACTCATACATTATGCAGGGAATAAATATTCCAAAGAAGCTAGGTGACTGACAGTTAGAAACAAGATAATCAATTATTTTGAATTACATTCAAAGCATGTGtctccaaaaaatttaattagggCCATTGAATTTGTCAAAAGGAATGACTTGAGAAAGTAAGATATTTAGAGAATATTATGATACAAAAATCGTAGCTTTTGTATGTCATACTGCTGTAAATGGTGAGATACACTGTTTATTTTAACAGTATTAATATTTCTTTTGCAAGTTATTTTAAGCATTATATGTTGATTCTCAGGTTATTGGGGATGTTCTAAGGATTCGACAAATTCTTACAAACTTAATCAGGTACTAAACTTCATAGGAGGGATGTTTATTCGTCAAGGGTTCCTTAGATGATGTAGCTATATTATATGAAATAAAAGGTGTCTTGCATTGAGCTTCGAACTTGGAATATATTTTCCTGGACCCCTTTTTAATCATGTTTGTATTATGATCAACAACTTATCTGGCTGTACCTTTAAATACATTAGTTTTTGCTTGTTGCAGCAATGCTATCAAGTTTACTCATGAAGGAAAAGTTGGGATAAACCTTTATGTGGTACCAGATCCATCTTCTAGAAATGGAGAAGGATGTAATCAAAACTCAACTGCAGATGATCCAACAGTTTCAGCAAATagaccaaaagaaaagaaaaacttgccAACATTTCAAAGTAGGTTTGATTGGAAAGGTACTCATGATCGAAGACATGGTGAAGGTCATCATCCATTAAATGAAGAACCTGGAACCCCAGTTAAGAGTAAGGACTCAGTGGATGGAGATAATGAGAAGCAATCTCATTCTCCTGAAATGACAGTGTGGATACGCTGTGATGTATATGACACAGGAATTGGAATACCAGGTAATACACCTCTCTGTTGATAAATTGAAGCAGAGAATCAagaatttgtatttgtatttgtatttttttttttggagctgTTTCTTTTATGATCTATCTCTTCCTTACATCTTGTAGTTGATTCCTGTTATTGGGAGTAGTAACTACATTTTTCATTATCATATAACAGAAAAAGCTTTACCTACACTTTTCAAGAAGTACATGCAAGTAAGTGCGGATCATGCTCGAAAGTATGGTGGGACTGGATTAGGACTAGCAATCTGCAAACAATTGGTAAATTTTTCCTCCCATCAGTAATTCTATTTATTAGAACTTCCCCCCCTTAaacacccccccacccccccccccccccccaaaaaaaaaaaaaaaaaaaaaaaactagtctcCGGGACAGTACAGGGAAGTTGACATCTGAAGCATTTGTGCTTCACTTGTGActataacatttaaaaaaaaatctatacgTATATTATTCTATATAATCTATTTATCAGTATATCATGctattgaattatttttcaaGCATGTAGCCCTTGTCAAATTTTCTTCTCAATACAAGTTTTATGCTGAGAAGAATCGAATCagaaaaaaagtttgaatagtaGAATAGATAGTTTATACATGAGCCATGCTAAATCTTAAAGATCACTCAAACATGCAGCTGTATTACTGTGGTAGTGTAAAAGGTATTAGAGGTCAAGATTAagttcctttttaaaaaaaggaatttttttagataTCTTTCAGCAAGTGACAATTTATCGTTCATTTTTGATCAAGACAAATTTCTTGTTCATTATTGTGCAACTCAATCTTGTATCTCAGGTTTTTGGTTCAATTGCATAGTATGAAGGTCAAATATGCTGTGGTGAATTTATGAGTATTGCTCTAAAATACACAAAAGACATGACTGACTGAATGATGCTCTCAAAATTGCTGAGAGATCCCAAGGTGCAGAACatcttgattaaaaaaaaaaaatgaaggatttAAAGGGACAATTAGTTATGGATAGTAGACCGTGTACAGTAAGAATAGCATGCTAATGGTTGGTAAACATGGAATTATCCAGGTCGAAGGCTCATGTTTTGCAACCCTTCCAAATGCATTTCACTGTGAGGCAaccaaaattttagtattttaaaattttattctaagaGCACGTTTAtgttaattttagaaaaagcaTTTACTTGGAAAGATCATTGTGTATGATATTCATGTTTCATTCCTTTTTCTGTGGTGCAAAATTTTCCAGTATTTACTGTATTGAAACAATTTGATTTCTTAATGAAACACCATTTTCCTAACCATTTCAAGTATTTGAAATAGGTTGAGCTGATGGGAGGTTGTCTCACTGTGTCTAGCCAAGAACACCGTGGGTCTACATTTACGTTTGTATTACCTTACAAGGTTTCAACCACATCTGATGATTCTGATGATCCTGATGAGCTCTCTGATATGGCTGATCATGATGCGATGACTGATGATTCAACTGAGAGCTTTTTCCAATTTCAGCCTCGCACTTTAGGTTCACTATTCTCTTCAAATGGGTCCAGCAGGACCCAAAAGTTTCTACCACATAGTATGGGGTATCCTAGGCCAAATAAACTCAATGGGTGCTcagagaatttttttgcgtttccCTCCATTAATGTTGGATCAAAAGAGCCATCTTCAGTTGAGGATGCCTGTTCAATGGTTGATGATGCAGAGACACTCTGTGAACCAGAGAGTTCATCCAGCCATACCTCAGACCCTGGTAATAGACATGCAGTTTGTAGAGACAAACATACTCAAGGTGACATAAGCAATCAATTCCAAAATCCTATTACAAATTCcactgaccacactgaagtaaGCAGAGAAGTGGCTGTAGAGGTAAAGACAAGAGAACCTCAAGGAACATGTCAGAGGCAGGAGAAGTCTGACACAAGTTCCCAGTGCATTTCTAGCAGCAGTAGGGAAGCGCCCAAATCAACATTAAAACCTAAGATCCTCCTTGTTGAAGATAACAAGACCATTGTAATGGTGACACAGTCAATGATGAAGCATTTAGGCCATAGCATAGATATTGTGAATAATGGAGTTGAAGCAGTGCGTGCAGTTCAACGTCATACTTATGATCTCATTCTAATGGTAATTTCTAGAATGccaaattttatgttttgtcgCTGTTGCTTTTAGTTGACTTGGTGCCATTCATGTTTTGGGAAACAGAGATCATGCACACACACTCTTTGTCAAATATGATCTATGGCACTAACAATTGCTTGCTTTCCCTCTTTATCCTGATTCTAGAAATTAATCCTTAGTATGGAATCAAATGGAACGGTCATAATGACTATCTGCCTTGTTGACAACAAAATGAGTATATTTTTCCTTCAAGGCTTTCAATTCTATAACTCTGACTCTAAAAGGTACATTGTGAACCATAAACATTTGAACAGGAAGGTCCATATCCCAGTACGACAAGAATCAAGTGATATTTTTAGATAATGGCTAAGTGCAGTGATCATGCAAAATGCCCTAGTTACCACCTATTTTAGAATCTACTGAAACCTGCACCTCTCTGTATCTAATTTTAAACTTGGCATAATATTATAGCACAAATGATGGAACTTCCAAAGCTATTTCTAAATCACATGGGATAgatttctttgtttattttgtgaGTTCCTCAAAGCAGCCATGAACTTTTTTCAGGCTATGCTAGAAGAGAGGGGCTTTTTCTAGAAGATGAACATATTTGCTGTTATACCATAGAAGGGACAACTAAGTATCCTCACAAACATAGTCAGCACAGCTCATCAATCAGAGCTTGAGAATAATCTTGAGTTCACcattctgtttttattttatttctatagaTTACCTTCTGGAGTCAGGACCAAAGAAAAAAGTGcaggaaaactgaaaaatagtTTGCTTAAGACCTTGTTATTTTGTActaagcaaaataattttttagttttggtaATTGTATACCATATGAATTGTGCAGGATGTCTGCATGCCAGTTATGGATGGCCTTAAAGCTACGAGAATAATTCGTTCCTTTGAGGAAACTGGCAATTGGGATGCTGCAGTGGCAGCTGGAATTGAACAAGCTGTGCCTTCAGATTCATTACAAAATGGTTTGGGTTCTATGCCATCTGCAAAGAGGATGCCCATCATAGCGGTGAGTCCCTCTAATCTTATTCACCCACAAAATTGatgctatattattttatcatttctaGGTCTTCTCatctttgcatatatatatatatatatatatatacatacatatatatatatttatatatatatatatatttatatatataaatatttgtgtaactattttacttatatattttttcaattacaGATTTACTTTCATGGACTTGCATACTAGTTGAGGATGTTATCCTCTTTGCCTCTGCTCTATAGTGGCATAGATCAGCTAGATTGATCAACTTTAGGGTTTAATTCGATGATGTTCCTGATTAAAAATTAATCTGATGCAGTAAAGCGAATTCAATATGTGACCCTTTCTAAGCAGTCATAATTGTATGACAATTGGCAAATTAACCTTTTGAGGGTTTGATAGATAGCTTGACTTCTCAATTCTCACAATGATTATCTTCTCTTTGTTGATCTCCACTTTTTGCAACTTTATATATAGAGGTTTAATTCtatttatgataattattaataacaatCATCATCAGTGTTatcataatttatattatacatacatatatgtgcATGCCTGCACGTTTGTGTGTGTGCCGGTTTACAATGATCTATCCACTAACTAAACAAGGTGGTACAAATGCAGATGACAGCAAATGCATTGGCAGAGAGTGCAGATGAGTGTTTGGCAAATGGTATGGACTCATTTGTGTCAAAGCCAGTAAATTTACAAAGATTGAAAGAATGTCTTGAAAAATATTTACCATGATGTCTCCTGTAAATTTATGCTTGTGTATAAAAATGACAGCGTGCTAGGAAAGTTTTGTAATCAATATATCGTGTTCTTCTCAGCCATTAGCATCTCTTTAGAAGTTGTATAGATATacgtatttttctttctttggtctCCGTCCAAGAGCATCTAACATTGCCTTCTAAGGATTGGAATCATCTGTGAATTTTTACTAGGAGTTAAAAGTGAAAGCAAATGCAGAAAAGTGTTTTGTGAAATCTTCTGGCATGAAAGATGCTCGGTATTCTATTATACTCTCATCACTAATACCCAGACCAGATCAGACTCGTCGTAATTACAAACAAATAGACTTGACTAAAATATTTAAGTGACATTCAAATGTCCTATAAAGAGGCATTCTGATATCAACACCATGAAGCAAAACACCATCACGTTATAAGGGACCTTAAATTCACGTCATTATCTACATGGGTAGTTAATTTTTACCATTAAGTTTATAAGGGaccttaaattaattttttataattagggttgtAAAATGAATCAAGCTTAGCTCAAGTTTGACTCATCAAGATGCTCCAACGAgccttttcattaaaaaatcaaacttgaGCTAAAATTTGATGCTCAATTATTTAACGAACCATGTTGAACAAATCCTAGCTTGGTTTGATATGTTCGTAACACTAATATCTTgtcatttgaataaaaaatttgccAACAGGATGTACTtttgcttaaatttttgttaaagttattactATTAAGGTGTAAAATAATTCACTAGTAGATCCAGAGAGATATTTTGGTGGCCAATACACATTAACAAATGTCAAAACATACGTTTCATAAGTAAAAATTGAATCAAGCTTTTAAATTATCGTGTTACTTAACCAACAGAACAAGGCACAACAAGCTGTAGCTTAGCAAATTTATAAATGAATGTACGATAATGTTGACTATTTAACTGTCAAATAAGACAGAAAATGCATATTAATAGTTTTCATGAGCTATTTCTAAAGTTATTGTTCCGTCTAGATTTGGGCAACTAATTAATTAGCTCGATAGGTGGTTCTAATTGAGATGCTAGACCATTTGGATTGAAATCTCCATATTCTCCAGGAGACGTTCCTAAAGTTCCCAAGCAAGCAAAGGGGGGTTCAGTGTCGGTAGTATAGCTTGAAGGACTTTGCAGGTACTTAGTGTTTGGCGAGGCTTCACTTGCGCCTATAACATGATCACTATCAATACGACTTTTTTCTTGCAGTTCTCTCTTTCTAAAAATATGGAAACTGAGGTTCTTTCTGTCAAAGATTCTTAAGGTGTCATGAATTCTTCTCCATATCGAGCCTTCTGAATGATCGGGGATCCAGATTTGTTCCCTTTCCTTGTAAAGAAACATAGACAAGGAAATTATGAGAGCTGATAAGGAAGCAACCCCGGCAATGAGAAATAGGCCCCAAAAGCTAGCTAGGCTAAGACTCGCAGAAGAAACCTTGTTCTTGGAGTCTATACAATTGTTTTGTTTCCCTAGCCATGCATTCTcgatatttttcattttctctccttCTGTCACCTTTAAAACCGCCCTTGACACATCGGATACTAGAGGGGAACCTACCGGAAAGACCTGcaagtcattaaaaaaaatgagaaactaTACACTTACTTAAGTGCACAcatacgagagagagagagagagcttacaaAGCCAAATCCATCAGTTTTGTATATTGATTCAACCATGGTATACTTGGAGGAATATTGTCCTAAAAAAAGCTTCATGTAAGGAATTTCAAAAATAGCACCAGCTATACCACCATTTGCACTTCCTTTTGACAATAGTATATCACATTCTTCAGCAGTATCATATACTCTAAGTTTGGTTTCatcaaaattcattttctttaaaattggcaAAACAAAAGATCCTCCTTGGTAGCCGACATACTCTCCATTCTTAATAAGTTGATTTATATCAGTAATAGTTGGTTGTAACTGTTGAACTGTTAAGAGTGATGTCAAACTTGCAGTGTAACTTTGAGTGAGTATGAGCACCACAAAAACCCATATAATCACTACAAACCTTGCCAAGTTGCTTACCACTATTTCCCCTGTAATTTAAATcaaaaggatttttttaaaaaagaacctAATTGCATCATAAATAACAAAGTAATTCATGTTTAAGATATG
This DNA window, taken from Quercus robur chromosome 2, dhQueRobu3.1, whole genome shotgun sequence, encodes the following:
- the LOC126712753 gene encoding probable histidine kinase 1 isoform X1, with amino-acid sequence MVPEMESDHFEEMDIEGLSSMWPEDIGTDTGKQFNVEKPKGDQDMLEEVTIVEEPTIVDFKRLLELTNYTDKGSSQLAYLVKHWEYKQANAVRLLREELDILSKQREEAELRKLEILEEHQFEEERYGCDKRPISILDEIYDIWPDVPRRKNDVVVQNKRVEVEAEYDTVVYWKQRAMHLEKLLEASNQREQILKEKLQESIQSLERQSSPVEELSQILKRADNFLHFVLQNAPVVIGHQDKELRYRFIYNHFPSLHEEDIIGRTDVEIFTGSGVKESQEFKREVLEKGLPAKREITFETELFGAKTFLIYVEPVFSKAGETIGINYMGMDVTDQVRKRERMARIREELAVQKAKESELNKTIHITEETMRAKQMLATMSHEIRSPLTGVVSMAEILSTSKLDRDQRELLGVMMSSGDLVLQLINDILDLSKVESGVMKLEATKFRPRQVVKHVLQTAAASLQKILTLEGHVADDVPVEVIGDVLRIRQILTNLISNAIKFTHEGKVGINLYVVPDPSSRNGEGCNQNSTADDPTVSANRPKEKKNLPTFQSRFDWKGTHDRRHGEGHHPLNEEPGTPVKSKDSVDGDNEKQSHSPEMTVWIRCDVYDTGIGIPEKALPTLFKKYMQVSADHARKYGGTGLGLAICKQLVELMGGCLTVSSQEHRGSTFTFVLPYKVSTTSDDSDDPDELSDMADHDAMTDDSTESFFQFQPRTLGSLFSSNGSSRTQKFLPHSMGYPRPNKLNGCSENFFAFPSINVGSKEPSSVEDACSMVDDAETLCEPESSSSHTSDPGNRHAVCRDKHTQGDISNQFQNPITNSTDHTEVSREVAVEVKTREPQGTCQRQEKSDTSSQCISSSSREAPKSTLKPKILLVEDNKTIVMVTQSMMKHLGHSIDIVNNGVEAVRAVQRHTYDLILMDVCMPVMDGLKATRIIRSFEETGNWDAAVAAGIEQAVPSDSLQNGLGSMPSAKRMPIIAMTANALAESADECLANGMDSFVSKPVNLQRLKECLEKYLP
- the LOC126712753 gene encoding probable histidine kinase 1 isoform X2; the encoded protein is MVPEMESDHFEEMDIEGLSSMWPEDIGTDTGKQFNVEKPKGDQDMLEEVTIVEEPTIVDFKRLLELTNYTDKGSSQLAYLVKHWEYKQANAVRLLREELDILSKQREEAELRKLEILEEHQFEEERYGCDKRPISILDEIYDIWPDVPRRKNDVVVQNKRVEVEAEYDTVVYWKQRAMHLEKLLEASNQREQILKEKLQESIQSLERQSSPVEELSQILKRADNFLHFVLQNAPVVIGHQDKELRYRFIYNHFPSLHEEDIIGRTDVEIFTGSGVKESQEFKREVLEKGLPAKREITFETELFGAKTFLIYVEPVFSKAGETIGINYMGMDVTDQVRKRERMARIREELAVQKAKESELNKTIHITEETMRAKQMLATMSHEIRSPLTGVVSMAEILSTSKLDRDQRELLGVMMSSGDLVLQLINDILDLSKVESGVMKLEATKFRPRQVVKHVLQTAAASLQKILTLEGHVADDVPVEVIGDVLRIRQILTNLISNAIKFTHEGKVGINLYVVPDPSSRNGEGCNQNSTADDPTVSANRPKEKKNLPTFQSRFDWKGTHDRRHGEGHHPLNEEPGTPVKSKDSVDGDNEKQSHSPEMTVWIRCDVYDTGIGIPEKALPTLFKKYMQVSADHARKYGGTGLGLAICKQLVELMGGCLTVSSQEHRGSTFTFVLPYKVSTTSDDSDDPDELSDMADHDAMTDDSTESFFQFQPRTLGSLFSSNGSSRTQKFLPHSMGYPRPNKLNGCSENFFAFPSINVGSKEPSSVEDACSMVDDAETLCEPESSSSHTSDPGNRHAVCRDKHTQGDISNQFQNPITNSTDHTEVSREVAVEVKTREPQGTCQRQEKSDTSSQCISSSSREAPKSTLKPKILLVEDNKTIVMVTQSMMKHLGHSIDIVNNGVEAVRAVQRHTYDLILMDVCMPVMDGLKATRIIRSFEETGNWDAAVAAGIEQAVPSDSLQNGLGSMPSAKRMPIIAIYFHGLAY